The Thunnus albacares chromosome 11, fThuAlb1.1, whole genome shotgun sequence genome contains a region encoding:
- the hpxa gene encoding hemopexin yields MKLLAHILCLSLALAMGWADAHHEHTHEAEPDRCKGLEMDAVAPCGDGTLFFFSHDHLFKGFHGKAELSNETFHELDDHHHHVDAAFLMHYEDEPTEHQRMFLFLDDKVLSYHEHKLEDGYPKAISEVFPGIPDHLDAAVECPKPECDEDSVIFFKGDDIYHYTVKTKAVEEKEFTSMPNCTSALRFMEHYYCFHGHMFSKFDPKTGEVHGKYPKEARDYFMRCSKFSEDSDHVERERCSRVHLDAITTDDAGNMYAFRGHHFIEKEEGNDTLKADTIESDFKELHSEVDAVFTYESHLYMIKDEELFVYKIGEPHTLLDGYPKPVKEELGIEGPIDAAFMCGDHHIAHVIKGDHIFDVDMKASPHTASDERPIALFKKVDAAMCGAGGVKVIVGSHFYHFDSPMLLVAGKALPEQHRVSMELFGCDH; encoded by the exons ATGAAGCTGCTCGCACACATCCTGTGTCTCAGCCTGGCTCTGGCTATGGGATGGGCTGACGC GCATCACGAACATACACATGAAG CTGAACCTGACCGCTGTAAGGGCCTTGAGATGGACGCTGTTGCGCCGTGTGGGGACGGAACACTATTCTTTTTCAGCC ATGACCACCTGTTCAAGGGCTTCCATGGCAAAGCAGAGCTGTCCAATGAGACCTTCCATGAGTTGGATGACCATCACCACCACGTGGATGCTGCTTTCCTCATGCACTACGAGGACGAACCCACTGAACACCAACGCATGTTCCTCTTCCTG GACGACAAGGTGCTCAGCTATCACGAACACAAGCTGGAGGATGGCTACCCCAAGGCAATCTCCGAAGTCTTCCCTGGAATCCCCGACCACCTGGATGCTGCCGTTGAGTGTCCCAAGCCAGAATGTGATGAAGACTCTGTCATCTTCTTCAAGG GAGATGACATCTACCACTACACCGTCAAAACCAAGGCTGTAGAAGAGAAGGAGTTCACGTCAATGCCAAACTGCACATCTGCTCTCCGCTTTATGGAACACTATTACTGCTTCCATGGACACATGTTCTCCAAGTTTGACCCAAAGACCGGCGAGGTCCACGGCAAATACCCCAAAGAGGCACGTGACTACTTCATGAGATGCTCTAAGTTCA GTGAAGACAGTGACCATGTGGAGAGAGAGCGCTGCAGCCGTGTTCACCTGGATGCCATCACAACTGACGACGCTGGAAACATGTATGCCTTCAGAG GCCACCATTTCATCGAAAAAGAAGAGGGCAATGACACACTGAAGGCTGACACCATCGAGAGCGACTTCAAGGAGCTACACAGTGAGGTGGATGCTGTCTTCACTTATGAAAGTCACCTTTACATGATTAAG GATGAAGAACTTTTTGTTTACAAAATCGGTGAGCCCCACACTCTTTTGGATGGGTACCCCAAACCTGTGAAGGAGGAGCTGGGCATTGAGGGTCCCATTGATGCTGCATTTATGTGTGGAGATCATCATATTGCACATGTCATCAAAG GTGATCATATCTTTGATGTGGATATGAAGGCCAGCCCTCACACTGCAAGCGATGAGCGTCCAATTGCCCTCTTCAAGAAGGTTGATGCTGCCATGTGCGGTGCTGGGGGAGTTAAGGTGATCGTAGGCAGCCACTTCTACCACTTTGACAGTCCCATGTTGCTTGTTGCTGGCAAGGCCCTGCCTGAGCAACACAGAGTATCCATGGAGCTGTTCGGCTGTGACCACTAA